The nucleotide window AAACAAATCAACCAAGATGGAAAAGGTATTTCAGACAACTTTATTTGTATATCACTTTTCAAATCAGTTTTACAAAAGGCTTTACATTTACCAACAAAGCTAAAAGACTGAAACCAAGTGATAATGAAGTATCGACATGAAGCAATGAATATTCAttgagcagacacttttatccaaatcaaCAACTAGAGGACAACAGGACTTTAATATAGTCCAAGTAAATATAGACAGATACAACATAATCAGTCAGTATTGTCTGAAATATATTCTGTATCTTCTGAAAAAACATAGCAAATGATCACTTGGTGAGAGAATGAGTAACCCTCTACATTAGAACCACCAAGTCTACTATCACAGGAAATTCTAATACATTTTTATGGTTAGTTTGGAAAAACCCACACGTGCCTCAACACCTCCTATATTTACAATACCAGATCATTTTAAACTACAAAAACGGAAACTTCCATGTGCTTGAATTAAATTGCTTCAGAACAGAAAGGTGTCAGCCAGAGTTGACCAGGTTTCTACCCAGTTTGACACAGCTTCCCTCCATCATTACATGGGTAGAGTATTATTTCCTGTTTGTGTGCAGTCATGTTGGACTGgagatctggtgttactgcatgtgcagGCCAGTTGTTATTtcagctgtgggtcatacagaagttctctcaggtggtgactgctgggacaGCTTGGCTCCAGACATCACTGCTTTGGGTTGTTTCTATTGTGGATACAAAGATGACTCTACAGATTGCCATTTGTTTTACATTAATAGTCAGTGTGGACATATGTAGgacttctctcctgtgtggatcctgctgtgtttCTTCAAATCACCTGAGGTTGAGAAGGCTTTATCACAGCATTCACAGGTGTGAGGcttttctccagtgtggatcctgcagtgaaTGTTGAGAGTACCAGCACGGCTAAAAGTTTCACCACAaaagtcacagctgtagggcttctctcctgtgtggatcctgctgtgtttCTTCAAATCACCTGAGGTAGAGAAGGCTTGTTCACAACATTCACAAGTGTGAGGCTTTtacccagtgtggatcctgcagtgaaTGTTGAGAGTACCAgcacggctaaaggttttaccgcaaaagtcacagctgtagggcttctctcctgtgtggatcctgctgtgtatCTTCAAATCACCCTTGGTAGAGAAAGCTTTATCACAGCATTCACAGGTGTGAGGTTTTtccccagtgtggatcctgcagtgaaTGTTCAGAGTACCAgcccggctaaaggttttaccacagaggtcacagctgtagggcttctctccagtgtggatcctgcagtgtTTGCTGAGAGTACCAGCTtcgctaaaggttttaccacagagatcacagctgtagggcttctctccagtgtggatcctgcagtgtTTGTTGAGAGTACCAGCTTCGCTAAAagctttaccacagaggtcacagctgtagggcttctctccagtgtggatcctctgGTGAAGTTTTAAAtagccagcctggctaaagctTTTACCACAgaagtcacagctgtagggcttctctccagtgtggatcctgcggtgacctCTTAAGGTGCcagcatggctaaaggttttaccacagaggtcacagctgtagggcctcTCTTGAGTGTGGATCCTGTGGTGAACGTTGAGAGTACCAGCCAGgcgaaaggttttaccacagaggtcacagctgtagggcttctctcgaGTGTGGATCATCATGTGGTTCTTGAGGGAATTGGATGAGGAAAGTGTCTTCCCACAAGTGTCACATTtatgtgtctccataactctggtctcttttgttctctgtctctctggatccTGTCTTTGATCTAGTCTCTAGAAGCTTATTTATGCTGTGGTTACTGCTATTTCTGGTTGATCCTCTCTCTGGTAACTGCTGTCTCTGGTtgggtctctctctgtagtctctctggttgagtctctctggagccaTAAGATGTCTTGTCTGTCTAGTCTCCGCCCACAATCAAGTATGGTTGGCCAATGGGGCATCTGGAGGAAAAAGCTCCAAGTTAATGAGAACTCAGATTTTACATATAAAGGAAATATTTTCTCTGTCATAATGTCCACTCTGCATATGTAATGgtgatcatttggtgagagGTGTCTGTTTCTCAGGTTTATTTTGTCTGGAGAAACATGTAacactgtgataaaaccttATCTCTGGCATGCAACACCTCCTTTTAATAATTagattttcttcaaaataataatatagaATTAGTTACTACACAAGCATGTAATGCAAATTAATAATACTCTTTGCATTtgttagattttggattggaattgcaaacattttaataatCCAGTAATAATATTCTCTATTGCATTTGTATCATTTTCTATTTAAAAACGTAGAATTACAACCTAGAAAATAATTCACTGAAGGTTTTTGTGCACTCAACTTATATTGACGCCACAGCAGGCGcttttcttgtgtgtgtatctaataTGGCAGCCAGCCATAGACAGTTAAATAAGGTGACATTTTGAATTCTTAGAGGAACTTGACTCAAATATGAAAACTAGTTTACACTTCCTTGTGCGTAATTTCTTTCCCGGATGCAAATTGAACATCTGAAGACGTTCATTTAACCCAAACAAAGTGGAACTTTATCTAAGTTATATCATAGACACACAGTGGGTTATGCAGTAGTCTAATGATATCAAATCTAAACTAACTTAGAGGGTAAAATACAGTTTGTATGAAAAGGTTCCAGTGAGGTAGGAAGGAAATGTGTAAACTGCCCTGTTATCAGGCTATCATCTGGTAAATAGCACCATTAACCCCTTTGTTGTAGAACCATTCAGTCTCACGACCCTTGActtgcaaatgtaaatacagagaatgtgtgtctgtactcAACAATGGATGAAGATCAGTGTGCATTGGACTGGTCATCAGCAACATTATTCAGGATGTTTGTATAGGACAAGTAATTATTGAAATAGCTTCTGACTATTTTGATATCCAATCGAGCAAATAGATTTCTATGATACTTGAAGTGTATAGGTGAATTCCTTCACATCTAAAAGATCATCTAAGTAAGCCTAAATGGTGTTTTATTGttaataaaaacaaacatgttttgGCCTTCCAATGTTAGGATCATATCCGCCATTGTAATGTTATGTTAATGATATGAttcaaattattattataatccTAAATATTACGCATACTCCTCAGCACAATGGACATCCAATGCTGAGAATAACATACTTCCGCAACCGTAAAAAATGCAGTAAAATACAGTTTGTCAGTAACTTCTGTACTATGTTCACAAGTAGTTTGGAAACACACTTCACCCAATTTAGGTGAACTGTCACAAAACAAATCAACCAAGACAGAGAAGGTATTTCAGACAACTTTATTTGCATATCACTTTTCCAATCAGTTTGACAAAAGGCTTTACATTTACCAATAACATTAACAGACTGAAACCAAGTGATAATTAAGAATTGATGTGAAGCAATGAATATCAATttaacagacacttttatccaaatcaaCAACTAGTGTATGTAGAAAGAACAGCAGAAAGAAAGTTCAAAGAACAACAGGACTTTAATATAGTCCAAGTAAATATAGACAGATTCAACATAATCAGTCAGTATTGTCTGAAAAATATTCTGTATCGTCTGAAAAAACATAGCAAATGATCACTTGGTGAGAGAATGAGTAACCCTCTACATCAGAACCACCAAGTCTACTATCACAGGAAATTCTAATACATTTTCATGGTTAGTTTGGAACAACCCACACGCGCCTCAACACCTCCTATATTTACAATACCAGATCATTTTAAACTACAAAAACTGAAACTTCCATGTGCTTGAATTAAATTGCTTCAGAACAGAAAGGTGTCAGCCAGAGTTGTCCAGGTTTGTACTCAGTTTGACACAGCTTCCCTCCATCGTTACATGGGTAGAGAATTATTTCCTGTTTGTGTGCAGTCATGTCGGACTGGAGATGTGGTGTTACTGCATTTGCAGGCCAGTTGTTATTCCAGCAGTGGGTCATACAGAAgttctctcaggtggtgactgctgggacaGCTTGGCCCCAAACATCACTGCTTTGTGTTTTTTCTATTGTGGATACGCAGGTGACTCTTCAGATTGCTATTTTTTTACATGAATAGTCACAGTGTgggcagctgtagggcttctctcctgtgtggatcctgcagtgatCTCTGAAACTGTCAACCCGTgcaaaggttttaccacagaggtcacagctgaagGGCCTCTCTCCattgtggatcctgcggtgaacgTTGAGTGTACCAGCCtcgctaaaggttttaccacagaggtcacagatgTAAGGcttttctccagtgtggatcctgcggtgcaCTTTGAGAGAATTAGCCAGgcgaaaggttttaccacagaggtcacagctgtacggTTTCTCCCCAGTATGGATCCTGCAGTGATCTCTGAAACTGTCAACCCgtgtaaaggttttaccacagatgtcacagctgtagggcttctccccaGTGTGGAACCTGCGGTGACCTCTTAAgttgccagcctggctaaaggttttaccacagaggtcacagctgtagggctttccCCCAGTGTGGATTCTACAGTGAATGTTGAGAGTacaagcctggctaaaggttttaccacaaacGTCACATCTGTAGGGTTTCTCTCTAGAGTGAATCCTGCGGTGACCTCTTAAgttgccagcctggctaaaggttttaccacagaggtcacagctgtagggcctcTCTTCAGTATGGGTCCTGCGGTGAACGTTGAGAGTACTAGccaggctaaaggttttaccacagatgtcacagctgtagggtttctcctcagtgtggatcctgcggtgacctCTTAAGTTGCCAGCTTggttaaaggttttaccacagaggtcacagctgtagggcttctctccagtgtgaatCATCATGTGGTTCTTGAGGGAAttggatgaggaaaggctcttcccacaggtgtcacagtgatgtgtctccataactctggtctctctttgttctctgtctaGTCTCCCTGGATCCTGTCTTGGATCTAGTCTCTAGAAGCTTATTTCTGCTGTGGTCTCTGCTCTTTCTGGTTGATCCTCTCCCTGGGAACTGCtgtctctggttgagtctctctctgtagtctttCTGGTTGACTCTCTGGAGCCATAAGATGTCTTCTCTGTCTAGTCTCCACCCACAATCAAGTATGGTTGGCCAATGAGGGATCTGGAGGAAACAGCTCCAAGCTATTGAGAACTCTATTGAGAAAGATTTTACGTATATAGGAATCTTTTGTATGTCATAATGTTCACTTTGCATATGTAATGGTGATCATTTGGTGAGCGGTGTATGTTTCTCAGGTTTATTTTGTCTGGAGAAACATGGAGCACTTTGATAAACGTTATCTCTGGCATACAACATCCCCTTCTAGTAATTTGATTTTCTTCAAAAAATAATGTAGGATTACTTACTACACTATAAGGATTTCATGGAAATTAACAATAAAGTTTGGATTTTGAGACTTTGGATTGGAATTGCAAAGTTTTAAATCAAGTAATAATGTTCTCTCCTGCGCGTCTCATTTTCTATTTAAAAACAGAGAATTACAACTTAGAAAATAATTTACTGAAGGTTTTTGAGCACTCAACTTATATTTACTCCACTGCAGCAATACAGAACACAGCAAGCTACATTTATGCTGCCTCATGTTTTTGACTTCAGGCATGTATCACGTTTGTGGTTGCTTTGTTGTTTCTAGTTTGGCTTCCGGACAACCGAAGTTCTGAGGCACCGTGTTTCCATCTTTCAGTCAAACAC belongs to Osmerus eperlanus chromosome 8, fOsmEpe2.1, whole genome shotgun sequence and includes:
- the LOC134025215 gene encoding zinc finger protein 679-like; amino-acid sequence: MMIHTREKPYSCDLCGKTFRLAGTLNVHHRIHTQERPYSCDLCGKTFSHAGTLRGHRRIHTGEKPYSCDFCGDLKKHSRIHTGEKPYSCDFCGETFSRAGTLNIHCRIHTGEKPHTCECCDKAFSTSGDLKKHSRIHTGEKSYICPH